CTTGGCAACTATGTTCTATTTGCCTAGGAGGTCCATCCCAGTCAACATAAGTATAAGCAACTACAATTGTATGAACGTTGCCTGTATATACTATTACTATACCCTTTGTGGGAGAGAGCTTAAAATATCACAAAATTCACATAATTGCATCCCAAATGTCACCACATCGAGCGTTACGAACTCATGAAACTGTCTCAGAAAATCAATAGCAAAGATTATGCCACTCCCAGGCCTAGTCACAGTGAGCAATAAAGGACCTATTTGATTTaagaatttccaattttttaccAATATTTACAAAAAGTGTcacatcattttcattttctttccaattttgaaatatttgtaaaaaaattgaaaacaacatGGAGTAGTTTTGACAGTTTCCTatataaatatttgaaaataaaaaacaaaataggaaCAAGTATATATAGGGAGCATATTAAGTGATAACTCGTTTATTTTGAGAaacacaaaccatcaataatcatcattcaatcaaagattcaaaattaacggtttggATTTAAAAAATCTACTAAAAAGTCATGTGATCTTCAATCTCCCCCTTCGTTCATTAACCTGAACATTACTCTCTACTCTCTGTCGTGTGAACACAATATTGTGTGCTCTAATCGACGGTCTCTCATGCGTGACATTGCCTACATCCATCCATCACCTATCAACGTTAAGACTTGAACCCGGGACCTTTAACTCCTTTCACCCTTAGCTCAAgccagttgagctacccaacCCCCCCGAGCTAACCGCTATTCCTTCAAATgggattttttaaaatatatagcaCTTCTTAATTCTCACCTTTATAGGATTTGATTTTTGaagtatttttcttatttctatCCAATGGGAGATAGTATTATCATCTACCTAAAGTTCAAAGTTTCACATAATCCAAGATCCAGTAAAACCCcattaacaaaaacaacaattgctaaaccaaaaaacaataaaacccAAAATTACAAAACTAGGGTTCAAAATTATACCTTTTGTGAATTAGGGATTGCAGTAAGAACAGTCCTAAGTCCAGTGACAGCATTCTTATACCGTAACCGAGCTTCTTCAAGAGCTCCACCAGCACCACCACCACTGGAAGCGCCACCGTCAGCATGTTGACTGGAGCTATCGGAAGTGGCGTCACCGTTTGAAGAAGGAGCATTGGGAGATGTAACATTGGAAGGAGAAGTTGACCATAAAACGGGATTGCAAAGTTCGTCGTTCATTGAAGAAAGTATTTTGAAAGCGTGTTGTATGGTTTCTTCTAAGTATTTGAGACCTTCAATGGCTAAATCTTGTGTCGTTTTGGTTGTGATTGAAGTTGAAATTGTGCCGTTTACGGATTGTTCTTCCATTGCTGCAATGGTGAATCTATGTTTCGAGATTTGGGAATtagaaaaccctaaaattgatcGTTATTATTATAGAAATAGAATAGAAAAAAGcgaaagaaaatttaaaataaaaagaaaaatgaaatgaaaaaaactaaAACGTCGACAGCAGGATTCGAACCTGCGCGGGTAAACCCAGCAGATTTCAAGTCTGCCTCCTTAACCACTCGGACATATCGACGGTTTACTTTTTAtggaataaaataaacataattaattaaatacctAAAtgaaaaagagtttaatttttttttttttctaatgagatgaattgtaatattttttcttatataattgTAAATTAGTGGTAAAAAGACTATGTAACCATAAccacattttaaaaaatctaagaCCACTTCCGATGGtggtacttatatttttaagtactagtacctaataggtactttTATTggagcaaaaacaaaattgtacctaataggtattagttctacaataagacatagtacctaaataatttttgtgggacccatttaaaatGATGTTAAGTTATTGGATAAATGTGTTACTAGTGGGACCAATTTAGAACTTTTGAAGAGGTTTTGGATTGGAGGGATTTAGTACTTATtgtgtactattattaaaaattataaataagtgatgtgtaCATGTGGGGCCcacttaagtactcaaaaatgagtagctccattgtggatgctctaattAGTCATGTGAACGGCACCTATGTTCCACCGCTGTTATGCCAGAAATAAAAGGttcagtataaaaaaaaatctaattaattTCAAGGTTAATCATATGAAGTATCGGTACTTCATTTGATGGTGAGTAGCACCGGTGCGTATCCGGTACACATATGGTACGCCCTAAAAtcgtaccaatttttttttatacgaGGTATGGGTACATCACAGATACACATGGGGTACATCAACATGACTTGCTTCATAGACTTACGTGACATGTGAATCATTGTTCACGTAGCAAGACATGTAGGCTTGTCATCTAAGTAgtagatgagtaaaaatagggccgCGAAAAAATTGTAGGTAGCGGATGAATAATAATAGGGagcacgagaaactcgtaagtagcggatgagtaaaaataagacgcgtgagaaactcgtaggtatcAGATGACTAAAAATAGAGCGCGCGAGAAACTTGTAactagcggatgagtaaaaatagggccgcccattttgacagctctacatgTGAGTCACACTTGACACATtcacaagtttgtgaaagttagtaGTCAAAAGtgccattttgaaaattaagaaatcaaaattgcaaatttGTGAAAGTTAAAGAGTTAAAAGGCAATTTAGCCAACAATTAACTATAAGCTTAATTAACTAGATTATCTAACTAGTGACTAGGATCAGTAGCTCCAATAAGATTATATCTGGAAGAACAAAATAACATCAGAGGTCATCTGCTTTTTGTTTATGTGATGGAGAATTACAGCCTTAACAGGACAACAAACAACCAACCATCACCTGTGGCTGCAAAATACCAATGGAGCAAAAAAAAGTGAAGCAGTGAGTGGATAGGAGAAGACTCCATAATGAGTTTGATTCTTCCTCTTGCTTCTTCTCAAACTCACACTAACACAATTCCCAAACTCCTCATATCTCACAAAGCAAACCTTATTAGTCCCACCAAGTTTCTACCAAATCTATTCTCTCTAGCAGCCATTGCAGTAACACTAACCTCTCCTCTACCTTCCAATGCAATCCcttccctcaatactcaacccCCTCCAACCTCTCTCACCACCCCATTTTCTCAATCAAAGAACTTGCAACTTGGACTAGATCAAAATGGGTAATTAAATTCCTACTATATGCTTGCTTGCTTAATGGATTTTGTATCAACAATTAACTTGCTAATGTATTTATTCTCTTGTAGAAAAATTAGACCTTGCCCATCGATTAATCCGGGTTGTGTATCAACAAATCCAAAGTCATCATCTTTTAATTTTCCTTGGACTATTCCTGAAAATTCACTAGATAATGCTATTCAGGTTAGTTAGTTTCTAAGCTATTACTTAGAATTCAAAAAGTTTCCTGCTTTTATATTATCTCATGTTATGGTTTTTCTTTTCCAGAAACTACGCGAAGCAATCCTAGAGACTcagaaaaatgtgaaatttcagCCTGTGGAAGATACCCCAGATGGTAATTCAAACACACTGCAACCTGCTATACTTTCAGTTTTAGAACAATTTACTAATATTGTTTTTTGCAAGAATGTGTAGCAAATTAGCAATGAAATATAGAAATATACACGTTACGAATTAAATAGTACTCCCtctgatcatttttataagagacaatcCACATTTCgagattcattgaataaattatgtagaccagatacattatttattcaatgaatctagaaaTGTGACattctcttataaaaaggaccggggGGGGGAGTAATACATACGGAAAAGAAGTCTTTTCATCAATTGAAGGACTAAAATGAGTGATTTTATATACTTTAGagacattatttttatatatgagaCTAGAGAGAGTGAGCAATACTTTGGAAACTAAACTGATCGTTTATTGTTAGACTGTAGTCGTAGTATATTATTGAATGAGGGAAGttgtaatatattttatgtattgGATTTTAAGTGATTGTGTATAGGTCGGTCCAGAGACAGGAAGGAATGGTTAAACTGATTTatacaatgttttaaaaattgactTGAATTGTTCAATTCAACCAATTGAATCACTAACCAGTACTCTCGACTGATTGTTTATTTGAGTGGTTCAATCGTGGTTTATTGTTAGAATGATTTAAAGTAGTTGGAACCATGACCCGGCCGGAGGTCACCATGTTCAATGTCATGTTCAATTTTGAAAACATTGGTTTTACTAGCCGTTGGGCATAACTTGACTTATGCCAGCTAAAATAAATGTGCAGGCAAATATCTGCAAGCTGAAGTTGATGGAAAATTTGACAGAGACATACTTGAGTTTCTGGTGAAAGGTGATGTGGTTGCTTATAGGTGTATGGCAGCAAAAGTAACTTATGTATACCCTTTCACTACTGCATTTGGAGATTCAAAGGGTCAAGAAGAAAAGCTCAAGCAAATTAATGACCAATTGGGCTGGTTTGCTCCAAGTTTTGATTCCATGGAGTAGTTAAATGCTTAAGTTCTTTGGTTTGTGTATAGCTGAATGCCTGagtttaatattattttctGCATTATTATTGCAATTTCACGACTTTTGCCATTTTGCAGCTTAATgcttattattataaaaatgcTTAAGAGTGTCAGATTCACCACGGCAGAAACAATTTTATAGATATTCTGTTTGATAAATGAGTCTGTTTTGTGTAATTGTGTTAGCTTTTGCTGCATTTCATATTGATATACCAGACAAGGATTTCACCTATGATAAGCTTTTAGTTCCAGTTTTGAACAAATAAGGGTTGGCTCAAAATATTTTAGGACTAAAAAGGGTTTCAACTTtgagagatttaaaaaaaaaataactgtaAACTTTTTCTCCCCCCTTAACATAGTAATAACATGGATGACTGCATTTGAAGGTGAATACAAATATCCAGCAAAATTATTTTGCATATAAGGATTTGACCAAGCTACTTGAAATGTGAGCCTAATAGGACTTGAAGTTTTTCTGTATTATAAGTTGAGCCCTTTCAACTAGCCTCTTTGTCACTTCACCAGCAGACAAAATCCTTGATGAAACTAACACCTTGTCCAACATCCATCATCATGCTCTCAAGATCTCCTGTAGTTGTCATGTTAATTGGGAGACTGTACCAGCAAAGCGTCGTATCATATTCTCCTAGTCGATGACAAAGCCTTATCAAATACAAAAGAGTGTAGTACAGTAGACTACAAAGAGGCTTCCACAGTTCCCCTAATGCAAACTGAAACTGTACCACGTCATGAATCGTTGAATGGCCAATGACTGCCTGGTTGCCTTCACTTTAATGGGTTGGAACTTGGAAGGGTGCGTGCTGGACATGATGAGGTGCTCCGGGCCATCTTGCCCTGCCATATGTCTGTCTGCTGTACTCAGTTTCGGAGTTCAACTAACTTTCTTCTGCATATATGATTAGCATAGCTTTCCTCAGTTGGTAGAAACCTGCAAACAAGATAATTTGCATGAATATTAGTGTCAAAAACAAGTCTGAGTTCAAATTGAGTTTGTCTAGACATGGTCCTAAGCAAGTGAATCCAGTCTTAATTTCATGACAGTGAATTTGTGAAAACTCTGGTAGTTCGTGATCAATAAACtaagatgaaaaaggaaaaaaaatgaaaatgctaAACTCTGGTAGACCATTATAAATTGCCTTTGATACTGTAAAAGCTAAACTATGAGCACTGGAAGAGAGAGCCCAGATAAGCCCTCTCGACAAAAGTTTAAATGTGTGCTCGGTGTAactgtgattttgttgaagctacAAAGTGTAGCTTTTGCAAAATCGTGACAGCTCACcgtgacatttttttatttttgcaaaactgtgattttttatttcatttttttcatatttaggAGGAGCCATCTACAAATACTAGGTTATATCACTGTTATTAAgttaaacagaaaaaaaagaCAGTGGAGGCAGAAAGACTCGGACACTATACAGAAAATTGCACAATGATAGAAATTAACATTATTTACTCTTACTCTTCagaattgaaaatgaaatatatatatagaaatctTTCATCATAGAGTCAATCATAGTGCTTATCAAGAAAAAAAGTGTCAATCATAGTCATGTCCTAGGACTAACCAATTAACCAGATCAGAACATTTTTCAGATAAATATATGCACAATTAAAGAAAGTAAAACCTTGAAGCTAACCATTCAAGAGAGAGCCTGCctgtaatagtaatagtaatagtaatagtaataaatgttattgttattttttctaacatttttgtttacaattcattttctaaaattaaatGCCAACAGACATTGACATATTTCatcatttcattttttggtATAAACTGCATTCAGTTCTTAATTTCATTTAGTATCTTCCATGCTTTTCCATTAAGCCACTGTATCAAACAAGTTCCAAGAAGGATAAGCAGTCTTATTATATCAATCATGCTGATCAAAGCTCTTCTTGTTGGAACAAACTTTGTCTTATTCTTGATTTTGTTCAGTATGTTTATTTAGGAGATTGAAAACATGAATTAAAAAGCTATCCAACATGACTGAATCagtgttttaatttttctctCACTGAATCAGTCTTCTAAAAATCTAACAAGTCCTACATTCATCTTTATCCACAACTGAAATAGTAACACAAAAGTATGAATTTGGTAATTACTTTCTGTAATTATAACTTTAAAAGGGACAATAGTTTATcatatctatattttttattcaaaccAATTCTTTGAATATAAACCAAAACACAGGAAATAAGATCAATAATTTAGGCATTTATAGATAGTACAAAATACAATACAGTACATAGAAATTACTAAGACTTCATAAATCGTTTCCAGTAAGCATGCTTCTCAAACAAGCTAGGAATCTCTTCAATTGGTACTTTCTTCGTTTCTGGCAGAAGGAAATATATGAAATAGGTACTTTCTTCGTTTCATAAATCGTTTCCAGTAAGCATGCTTCACACACGATGTTCTTGTGTTCCTCACACTTGTCGAAACAACTGTATAATGTATATCAAAAACACATTATAAGCTGTACAAGAGCCGAAAAACGCAATCATagcaaaatattgttttttgttatgtAATTTTGGTCTGTAACACAAACACATAGCGAAATAATGTTTCAGCAATTTCATCGGCTTCTGTTATATCTTCGGATTCAGCATCAACGTTCTGTTTACCTCTAATATTTACCAATACTCTTCTCGCCTCCTCAAATTTTCCTTGTTCAACAAGGCTGGTAGGTGTCTCAGAACAAATAAACACATCCCAAAAGCATTAGAATGGCTGGAACACTTGCAAAACCTATTGATACTCTCCAACAATTGGGATGGAGATTGACAGTGAAATAATTCACTAAAATAATTCACTAGGTTTGCTGCTAAGATTCCGAAACAGGCTGTGAATTTAAATTGTTTGGCTAATAGTTCCTCTGCTTTTAGTTGGAGCCATTTCCTGAAGACTGCTTGTATTCTCATTGGTAGACTTTAATTGCATATATTAATAATTGTGTATGCAACTAGATGCAATTATTAGGTACGtacacgcacgcacgcacgcacgcacgcaaaTATGCTCACTCGCATGCTGCACAAATAACTATTATTTTTGTAGTTAATGCCCAAGGATAatacttaaaatattatatatacactCATATTTGGTTTATAGAACAATATTGAACACAAAAAGTTCACCCACACAATATGATATCGAAAATGAAAGCCGCAATTTGTGTGTATTACCAACTTACTTTCACCAAAATTATTGCTCATAcgaataattaaaagaaaaaactattagGATCCTACATAAGAAACTCAAGCACTACCAAAAACAGTTGTGTTAATTACTTTCTGATTATTAAATGTGCAGGATTTTGGATGGTATATTATTTTGCGGATATGTCCAATGCAGGATTTTGAACCCGCAACAGCTTCAACCTCAAAATTTGATGCAAAATCAACAACTCCAACCTCAAAATTGGAGGCAAAGAACCAAACCATATGCAATCGTCATACTATTGCAATTCCTATTTGCAATCATGAACTTCTTAACAAAGCTGGCAATGAACAACGGGATGAACAATTACGTGTTTGTGGCATATCGCAACATACCTACATTTCTCTTCAAGGCCACAACAAATCATCAACCAATCGTTCCATGTGGCCTTATTTCATGGAGCTTGTTCAACGAAACGTACAAACATAGCATGGAAAAGTGACCAAAAGGCGAAATTTGGGTCTCATGTCTATCCCAAAAATTTCTAGGCTGAAGGTTTGATTATTATCCATTAAGGTTATTATATATGTAGTGTGTTGgcaaattttataataaatgaatcaaatgaaatgaatttatcttttattttagttgctttcttttatgttttcttaagtTTAGCTTAGTTTTTCATAGTTTCTAGCTTGGTAGGAATTATCTTCCTCTCATTGGTGAAAAAGACGACTTTTTGGAGACTACCTATACTCTCTTTGGTAGACTATCATTGCTTATATTAATAATTCCATACAAACTCGCACGCACGCATGCAAATATGCTCACTTGCATGCATGCACAAATAACTCACTGCATGTGTGCGATTCCCCTCATTTGTGCTTAGCAATTGCTAGTAGAAGCTTTGATCGAAGAGAATAGAAGTGAAAGAAGGAGAAGAAACTAGACTCGGTAgagatatattatatatagaagAATTTGACGCGAGACGAGCAtaaagtaattattttttactctTAACTCTGTTTCATTCTAATTTCTCAATTGCTTTTTTCTTATCAACCTTCATTCATTCAATTCGATTAATTACCGGATTAGGCATCTAACAACAGCTGATGTTGTTCTTCTCTGCTGATCAAATGATTATTCTTTTATCATATTGGATGATGATCAAACTCATCATGAACACCAGGTAAGGCATTTTCTCCTTTCTTTACTGTTTACATTTCTCATGCATTTGTGatgataaattattaatttcaatttaaaattaatatatgcaTACTAGTTATTGGCATCAAAGCCTTCCTTACATCGCATAGAACTAAAAGACTGCTAGAAATCACAGTGAAGTAAAAGTTATCGGGAGATTCGGTACCAACCCTTGACAAGGCCAGAAACTGCTCGTTTTTATCAGGAACGTACATCCGCAATGTCTCAATCTTCATTAGGCAAGTCACATTGCATTCTTCTGTTCTCAAATCAACTAAAAAGACAGCATCATAACGTGCAACAATCAAAATCCGCGGACACTAACTAAATTAACAACTAAGCCAAGCCTTGTTTTCAGAACAGGCCAAAACCAAATCATTCCATGGtactctcaagtctcaacctAGTCCCCTTGAAAGTCTTCATTGATCCCTGAGTAACCGACCACTTACTAACAAAACCAGACTCTCTTCCACTAAATATATAAGGACTCCAACAAGCATGCACACAACAGTTTCCTTAAAATTATAACACTAAATTATCTGAAAACAAAAAGTCAAATATCTTTCAAAATTATTCATCAGAAAAATATTTGTCTCGTGCTAGAAAGTTGGAAAAGTATATTACCAACGATCTTTtctaaaattataaatctaCACATCTCTAATCATGACACAAATATCCTATATTATCCAACAATCAATACGAACAAGTATATCTAaagtaaaaattagtttaaagtTAATTGTGTATACCACTTACAAAAtctatttatgttattttaattgattattGGATAAATAATCTCAATTATCAAAGAGTGGCATAGAATTTATCAGATTTCCAATGAAATCTATTTATGATACCTTATCAATGAAGCAAGATATTTTGAAGCCCAAAAAGTAAACAGGGCACTACAAGACGAGGGTGTCCTGTCCACTTCTACTTCTACTTATCTTATCATCACCAcacaatttcaatttatttttcttttaatttttttatttgtgtataattaaattttgtgtCTATGTAAGAATTTCTTCTCTACCAAATATTGAGTCatgtgttagaaataatataaaaccattgatatgactCTATCTTAACAGTTTAAGCTTTTgagataatcggttatttgacaccATACTCACATATGAACACAATAATTCCACAAAACGTTAGAAACTTAGaataatgacattttttttatgaaggacgtttatttttcaattttacctgATCAATGATGATGGATTCATGACGACATAAATAATGAAtagaataattattttaaataaaaatttgaatacgTATGTCATATAAAATATCAGCATAAGTGAAATTTCATTGACACACAATAATACATATGTCATTTTCTAAATGAGCTTGAAAATTAATGTACTCAAAAGCACACAATAGCTATAATTGACtttgctttttataattatcatatcata
This portion of the Trifolium pratense cultivar HEN17-A07 linkage group LG3, ARS_RC_1.1, whole genome shotgun sequence genome encodes:
- the LOC123918022 gene encoding thylakoid lumenal 17.9 kDa protein, chloroplastic, giving the protein MSLILPLASSQTHTNTIPKLLISHKANLISPTKFLPNLFSLAAIAVTLTSPLPSNAIPSLNTQPPPTSLTTPFSQSKNLQLGLDQNGKIRPCPSINPGCVSTNPKSSSFNFPWTIPENSLDNAIQKLREAILETQKNVKFQPVEDTPDGKYLQAEVDGKFDRDILEFLVKGDVVAYRCMAAKVTYVYPFTTAFGDSKGQEEKLKQINDQLGWFAPSFDSME
- the LOC123918021 gene encoding mediator of RNA polymerase II transcription subunit 30 — translated: MEEQSVNGTISTSITTKTTQDLAIEGLKYLEETIQHAFKILSSMNDELCNPVLWSTSPSNVTSPNAPSSNGDATSDSSSQHADGGASSGGGAGGALEEARLRYKNAVTGLRTVLTAIPNSQKANTFDSGSAASPADEAEIEKLEEQASSLKKELADKNLHIKILIDQLRELITDISTWQSPFST